The sequence TCGCCGGTCTCCTCGTCCCAGAGCGGGCAGGCGTCGATCAGTCCCTTTCCCGCCTTGACCAGGTGCGGGGCGCTCCACGGGCCCCGGATGTGCGCGGCGTTGATCTGCTGGATGCCGTGGTCGGGGTCGCCCCAGAAGATCCAGAACCGTCCGGCGTGGTGCCGGAGGGAGGGGGCCCACACACCGCGGTCGTGGCGCGGCACGGCGAAGTCGGCGGCGGGCTCCAGCCGGTCCAGCGCATGGCCGATGAGCGTCCAGTTGACGAGGTCGCGGGAGTGCAGCAGCGGCAGGCCGGGCGCCCGGCCGAAGCTGGAGGCGGTGAGGTAGTGGTCCTCGCCGACCCGGACGACGTCCGGGTCGGACCAGTCCGCGTTCAGGACGGGGTTGCGGTACGTGCCGTCGCCGAGGTCGGCGGTCCAGGGCCGGCTCACGCGGTCACGACCTTGCGGACGAGGGCGGCGGCGGTGTCCCGGTCGAGCCTGCCGTCGGCGATGACGGTGACGACCCGGCGGACGACGGTGGCCCCGGCGGCGACGGGCAGCCTGCGGTCGGCGGCGAGGGAGGAGCCGACGCCGGGGTACTCGGTGGTCCGGACGAACCAGGGGTCGCGCCGGGTCTCGTCGGTGGCCCCGGCGAAGACGAGGGTCCAGCCGTCCCCGGTGAGCGCCAGCCAGTCGGCGGCGCTGCCGTGCACCGCGTCCTCGCCGTCCAGGGTCCCGCTGAACACGGCGGGGGCGGCGGGCTCCTTGGGCGCGCGCCAGAAGAAGCCGCCGTACCCGGCGCCGGGGCGGCCGTTGGTGGCGGGGCTGCCGATGGACAGGCCGGTGGTGCCCCGGTTGGTGAGGGAGAAGGAGAAGTCGAGTGCCCAGGCGGTGTCGGAGAGTCCGGTGACGGCGACGGTGCGGTGCTCGCGCAGCAGTTCGGCGCCGTCGGCCTCCCAGCTGAGTTCCTCCACGAAGCCGTCCGGGTCGCGGAGTTTCCAGCCGAGGTGGCGCTGCACCCCATGGTTGTCGAGTTCGGTGGGGCCCTGGTCGCGGACGAAGGTGCGGCCGCCCCAGAAGTTGTGCCCGGCCACATCGGGTACGGCGACGGAGGCCCCCAGGTGGTGGAGGTGATCGGCGGGGTGCTCCTCGGTGACGGGGGTGCCCGCGAGGGTGGTGACGGGGTGGAGGTAGGGGCGGCCGTCGCTCCCGGGCCGGTAGCTGTAGCGGCCGACGGGGCGGCCCGCGCAGCTGAGGAGTGCGGTGGTCATGGGGTACTCACCTCACGGGGTCGCGCCCAGGGGACGCCTAGTTCGGAGAAGAGGCTGAGGGTGTCGGCGCCCCGGGCGACCGTGGCGTCGATGCCGCGGACGATCCGGCGCACGCCGGTGGTGCCCGTGGCGGGCCCGGTGTGCCAGGCGTCGGCGGGCAGCGGGGTGGGGTCGGGGGCGGTGCGGACGGCTTCGACGACGCGCATGAACGCGCCGGTGCGGTGCGGCGGTACGAGGAGTGCGGTGCCGGTGGCGAGGTGGGCGGCCAGGTTCTCCAGGAGGTCGGTGCGCCCGTGGACGGTCTCCTCGGGGCCGTGGCCGGAGCGCTGGAGGAGCACCCGGTCCTGCTTGTACCAGAAGGTGATCCGGCCGCGGTCGCCGTGGACGATCACATAGGGGTCCGCGTCCTGTTCCGCGCAGAGGGTGACGGCGGCGGTGACCGGCAGTCCGTCCGTGGTGGTGATGCGGACGCTGCTGGTGTCGTCCGCCTCGATGTCATGGGCCCGGAACAGTTCGGTCTCGATGCGGGCCACGTCCGTCGCCCGGCCCCTGTCGGCGAGTTCGAGTGCGGTGGCGACGGCGTGGGCGAGGGGGTTGGTGAGGACGCCGTCGACCACGTCGACGGTGCCGAGCCTGCGGCGTCCGGCCCAGGGCGCGCGCCGGTAGTAGGCGTCGTCGCGGACCCAGGCGCCGGCCGCGCCGATGCCCCGGAGGGTGCCGACGGCGCCTTCGCGGACGAGTTCGCGGACGGCGGGCACGGCGTGCGAGCCGAAGGACTGGAAGCCGATCTGGCAGGCGATGCCGGACGCCCGTACGCCGTCGCTCAGGCGGGTGAAGTCGGCGTAGGTGGCGGCGGGCGGCTTCTCCAGGAGGAGGTGGACGCCGCGGGCGGCAGCCGCCAGGGCCAGTTCGGTGTGGGTCTGGATGGGGGTGCAGATGATGGCGGCACGGGCCCCGGTGGAGTCGAGGAGCGCCCCGAAGTCGGTCGACTGGGAGGGGAGCTCACCGGCGAAGGGGGCGAGTTCCGCCTCGGTCAGCGGCTGGAGTTCACAGATCCCGGCGAGGCGGACGAGGCCCTGGTGCTGGAGGCGGCGGATGTTGGCGAGGTGCCGGCGGCCGTGGCCCCTGGCCCCGGCGAGCACGATGGGCAGCGGGGTGGGAGTCATGGGTGCGATCAGCCCTTCACGGCGCCGGCGCTGAAGCCGGTGATCAGCCACTTCTGGATGAAGGCGAAGACGATCACCACGGGTACCGCGGCGATGACTCCGCCCGCGGCGAGCGCGCCCAGGTCGACGCTGTCGGCGCCGATGAGGGTGTTCAGGCCGACCGGGATCGTCTGCTTGTCCTGCTCGCTGAGAAACATCAGGGCGAACAGGAAGTGGTTCCAGCTGTGCACGAAGGCGAAGGAGCCGACGGCGATCAGTCCGGGCCGCAGCAGCGGCAGGACGACCGCGCAGAAGGCCCGGAAGCGCGAGCAGCCGTCCACCCAGGCCGCCTCCTCCAGCGTGGTGGGCACGTTCTTGATGAAACCGCTGATCAGGATGATCGACAGGGGCAGCTGGAAGACGGTCTCCGCGATGATGACGCTCCCCAGGGAGTTGATCATCTGGAGGTTCTTGAAAATCTCGAAGAGCGGTACGAGCATCAGCGCGCCCGGGATGAACTGGGAGCAGAGCAGCGCCAGCATGAAGGCGTTCTTGATCCTGAAGTCGAAGCGGGCGAGGGCGTAGCCCCCGGCCAGCGCCACCAGCGTCGTGGTAAACAGGGTGGCGACGCCGACGATCATGCTGTTCTGGAAGAAGACGGCGAAACTGCGCTCGTTCCAGACCTTGGAGAAGTGCTCGCCGGTCATCGGCCAGGGCACCAGTGAGGTGGAGCCCGCGGGCCGCACGGCGAACAGGAACATCCAGTAGAACGGGATGAGGGTGAAGAGCAGATAGATGCCCAGTGGCACATAGATCTGCCAACGCGGTACGTCGTCGAAGGCGCGCTCACGCCCTCGGCGGCGGGGCGGGGCCGGCGGCGGGGTGTCGTCGCGGGGCGGGAGGGCGGAGCCGGTGCCGTGCTTCTCGGCGAGGGCGGCAGTCACTTGTGGTCGCCTCCGAACTTGCTCAGGCGCAGATAGACGATCGAGCAGAAGAGGAGGATCACGAAGGCGACGGTGGTGAGCGCGGAGGCGTAGCCGAAGTCGTGG is a genomic window of Streptomyces sp. NBC_01237 containing:
- a CDS encoding Gfo/Idh/MocA family protein; protein product: MTPTPLPIVLAGARGHGRRHLANIRRLQHQGLVRLAGICELQPLTEAELAPFAGELPSQSTDFGALLDSTGARAAIICTPIQTHTELALAAAARGVHLLLEKPPAATYADFTRLSDGVRASGIACQIGFQSFGSHAVPAVRELVREGAVGTLRGIGAAGAWVRDDAYYRRAPWAGRRRLGTVDVVDGVLTNPLAHAVATALELADRGRATDVARIETELFRAHDIEADDTSSVRITTTDGLPVTAAVTLCAEQDADPYVIVHGDRGRITFWYKQDRVLLQRSGHGPEETVHGRTDLLENLAAHLATGTALLVPPHRTGAFMRVVEAVRTAPDPTPLPADAWHTGPATGTTGVRRIVRGIDATVARGADTLSLFSELGVPWARPREVSTP
- a CDS encoding carbohydrate ABC transporter permease; this encodes MTAALAEKHGTGSALPPRDDTPPPAPPRRRGRERAFDDVPRWQIYVPLGIYLLFTLIPFYWMFLFAVRPAGSTSLVPWPMTGEHFSKVWNERSFAVFFQNSMIVGVATLFTTTLVALAGGYALARFDFRIKNAFMLALLCSQFIPGALMLVPLFEIFKNLQMINSLGSVIIAETVFQLPLSIILISGFIKNVPTTLEEAAWVDGCSRFRAFCAVVLPLLRPGLIAVGSFAFVHSWNHFLFALMFLSEQDKQTIPVGLNTLIGADSVDLGALAAGGVIAAVPVVIVFAFIQKWLITGFSAGAVKG
- a CDS encoding PmoA family protein, giving the protein MTTALLSCAGRPVGRYSYRPGSDGRPYLHPVTTLAGTPVTEEHPADHLHHLGASVAVPDVAGHNFWGGRTFVRDQGPTELDNHGVQRHLGWKLRDPDGFVEELSWEADGAELLREHRTVAVTGLSDTAWALDFSFSLTNRGTTGLSIGSPATNGRPGAGYGGFFWRAPKEPAAPAVFSGTLDGEDAVHGSAADWLALTGDGWTLVFAGATDETRRDPWFVRTTEYPGVGSSLAADRRLPVAAGATVVRRVVTVIADGRLDRDTAAALVRKVVTA